Proteins found in one Magnolia sinica isolate HGM2019 chromosome 5, MsV1, whole genome shotgun sequence genomic segment:
- the LOC131245253 gene encoding probable aminotransferase TAT2 isoform X1 produces MKNGRVGEKGWNFEANDVLANAAKVTIRGTLETIMSNIDCGETRSTISLCLGDPSVYPCFHTTPIAEDAVVSALRSSQYNGYAPVGGVLSARRAIAEYLSHDLPYKLSPDDVFVTVGCGQSTHIALSVLARPGANILLPRPGYSYYEARAAFSGVEVRHFNLIPERNWEVDLDVVESLADEKTIAMVLINPGNPCGNVFTYQHLAKVAETAKKLGILIIADEVYGYLTFGSNPFVPMGVFGSVVPVLTLGSISKRWIVPGWRCGWLVTSDPNGILKETKIVDGIKNYLTISSNPVTFVQGAIPQILGSTGEDFFNKTIDILRQAADICVERIKEIDCITCPCKPEGSMSFMVKLDVSRLVDILDDVDFCCKLAKEESVLIIPGSSVRFKNWLRITFAVEPSSLEDGLQRLKSFCQRHAKK; encoded by the exons atgaagaacgGAAGAGTTGGAGAGAAGGGGTGGAATTTCGAGGCCAACGATGTGCTGGCGAACGCAGCGAAGGTTACCATTAGAGGAACGCTGGAGACGATCATGAGCAATATCGACTGTGGAGAAACGAGGTCCACCATCTCTCTTTGCCTCGGCGATCCCTCCGTCTACCCTTGCTTCCACACCACTCCCATCGCCGAAGATGCTGTCGTCTCCGCCCTCCGTTCCTCTCAGTACAATGGCTATGCTCCGGTTGGTGGCGTTCTTTCAGCCAGAAG GGCGATTGCTGAGTATCTCTCTCATGATCTTCCATACAAGCTTTCACCCGACGATGTTTTTGTCACAGTTGGTTGCGGTCAATCGACTCATATAGCATTATCAGTCCTTGCTCGCCCTGGTGCAAATATCTTGCTCCCTAGGCCAGGATATTCATATTATGAGGCACGTGCAGCTTTCAGTGGAGTCGAGGTTCGGCATTTCAATCTCATTCCAGAGAGGAATTGGGAGGTCGATCTTGATGTTGTTGAATCCTTGGCAGATGAGAAAACCATCGCGATGGTACTCATAAACCCTGGAAATCCTTGTGGGAATGTCTTCACTTACCAGCACTTGGCAAAG GTTGCTGAGACTGCAAAGAAGCTGGGAATTCTCATTATTGCTGATGAAGTTTATGGCTATTTGACATTTGGGAGCAACCCATTTGTGCCAATGGGAGTGTTTGGATCGGTTGTTCCAGTTCTAACGCTTGGGTCAATATCCAAGAGATGGATAGTGCCCGGTTGGAGATGTGGTTGGCTTGTAACAAGCGACCCTAATGGCATCTTAAAAGAAACTAAA attGTCGATGGCATTAAGAACTACCTCACCATCTCTTCTAATCCTGTTACCTTTGTTCAG GGCGCAATTCCTCAAATCCTTGGGAGTACAGGAGAGGATTTCTTTAACAAGACCATTGATATTCTAAGGCAAGCGGCAGATATTTGTGTCGAGAGAATAAAGGAGATTGATTGTATTACTTGCCCATGCAAACCAGAGGGATCCATGTCTTTTATG GTGAAGCTGGATGTGTCACGTCTGGTAGACATTTTGGATGATGTGGACTTCTGCTGCAAGCTGGCCAAAGAGGAATCGGTGCTCATTATTCCAG GAAGCTCAGTGAGATTTAAGAATTGGCTCCGCATCACTTTCGCCGTTGAGCCATCTTCTCTTGAAGATGGTCTTCAGAGACTGAAATCCTTCTGCCAGAGGCATGCCAAGAAATAA
- the LOC131245254 gene encoding reticulon-like protein B17: MNPTMDSTPPSRRSEARLRSKSASRLAQSSDDFGENLPCSVTPSPLHLPLQTSNHPLPLQELFIHSPSPVRRSKSRHVERIDAIEEPVDHVGSRRKCKSKTLSMGLMGCGSPKNGRRARRRVEQESREERDLGFGDENGKVRKRRSRTVAATRREKLVPAPSILPSPCLSPKIDDHHHHHSLDGIRQLISELIMWKDVAKSSLWFGFGSLCFLSSCFARGMTFSIISATSQLGLLFLAVAFFYNSFSQRHEDDRRREFKLKEEDIVRATRVMLPAANAAIAMTRELFSGEPSMTLKMAPVLVLASEYGHLMTLWRLSAIGFFVSFTIPKLYSRYSLQIHRQVDYLRSRVGDAWAACAHKRIVAASAATVFWNLSTIKTRIFAAFISVVVIRCYQQHQPDEAEVEAEQQLAMVVLEGRHKEAQQLEMVVAEGPSDGSSPRKEQ; the protein is encoded by the exons ATGAACCCCACCATGGATTCGACTCCTCCCTCTCGTCGATCGGAAGCCCGACTAAGAAGCAAATCTGCATCCCGCCTTGCCCAATCCTCGGATGATTTTGGCGAAAATCTTCCTTGCAGTGTCACCCCATCTCCCCTTCACCTGCCTCTGCAAACTTCCAACCATCCCCTTCCCCTTCAAGAACTCTTCATACACTCTCCTTCCCCTGTCAGAAGATCCAAATCCCGACATGTCGAAAGAATCGATGCGATAGAGGAGCCAGTCGATCACGTGGGCTCTCGACGGAAATGCAAGAGCAAGACTCTTTCTATGGGCCTGATGGGCTGTGGTTCTCCAAAGAATGGACGGCGGGCCCGGAGACGAGTGGAGCAAGAGAGTAGAGAGGAGAGGGATTTGGGTTTCGGAGATGAGAATGGGAAGGTGAGAAAGAGGAGGAGTCGGACGGTGGCTGCCACTCGGAGGGAGAAACTAGTTCCAGCTCCTTCAATTCTTCCTTCTCCGTGTTTGTCGccaa AAAtcgatgatcatcatcatcatcatagcctagATGGAATCAGGCAGCTGATATCAGAGCTGATTATGTGGAAGGATGTCGCGAAATCTAGCCTGTGGTTTGGATTTGGGTCTCTGTGCTTCCTCTCTTCTTGTTTTGCAAGAGGAATGACCTTCAG CATCATCTCTGCTACTTCTCAATTGGGTCTTTTATTTCTTGCTGTTGCATTCTTTTATAACTCGTTTTCACAGAG GCATGAGGATGACCGGAGACGAGAATTCAAGCTGAAAGAAGAGGATATTGTCCGTGCCACTCGAGTAATGCTGCCAGCAGCAAATGCTGCAATTGCAATGACAAGAGAGCTTTTCTCAGGCGAGCCTTCCATGACTCTGAAG ATGGCACCAGTCCTTGTTCTTGCATCTGAATATGGCCATCTGATGACACTGTGGAGGCTCTCCGCTATTG GATTTTTCGTCAGCTTCACTATTCCCAAACTCTACTCTCGCTACTCTTTGCAGATACATAGGCAAG TTGACTACCTGAGAAGTCGTGTGGGGGATGCGTGGGCAGCCTGCGCTCATAAGAGAATTGTAGCAGCATCAGCAGCAACAGTATTCTGGAATCTCTCGACTATAAAGACACGTATTTTTGCAG CATTTATCTCGGTGGTTGTAATCCGGTGTTACCAGCAACACCAACCGGACGAAGCAGAGGTTGAAGCAGAACAGCAGTTGGCAATGGTAGTATTGGAGGGAAGACACAAAGAGGCCCAGCAGCTGGAAATGGTGGTAGCAGAGGGACCGTCGGATGGATCATCACCACGCAAGGAGCAGTAA
- the LOC131245253 gene encoding probable aminotransferase TAT2 isoform X2, protein MKNGRVGEKGWNFEANDVLANAAKVTIRGTLETIMSNIDCGETRSTISLCLGDPSVYPCFHTTPIAEDAVVSALRSSQYNGYAPVGGVLSARRAIAEYLSHDLPYKLSPDDVFVTVGCGQSTHIALSVLARPGANILLPRPGYSYYEARAAFSGVEVRHFNLIPERNWEVDLDVVESLADEKTIAMVLINPGNPCGNVFTYQHLAKVAETAKKLGILIIADEVYGYLTFGSNPFVPMGVFGSVVPVLTLGSISKRWIVPGWRCGWLVTSDPNGILKETKGAIPQILGSTGEDFFNKTIDILRQAADICVERIKEIDCITCPCKPEGSMSFMVKLDVSRLVDILDDVDFCCKLAKEESVLIIPGSSVRFKNWLRITFAVEPSSLEDGLQRLKSFCQRHAKK, encoded by the exons atgaagaacgGAAGAGTTGGAGAGAAGGGGTGGAATTTCGAGGCCAACGATGTGCTGGCGAACGCAGCGAAGGTTACCATTAGAGGAACGCTGGAGACGATCATGAGCAATATCGACTGTGGAGAAACGAGGTCCACCATCTCTCTTTGCCTCGGCGATCCCTCCGTCTACCCTTGCTTCCACACCACTCCCATCGCCGAAGATGCTGTCGTCTCCGCCCTCCGTTCCTCTCAGTACAATGGCTATGCTCCGGTTGGTGGCGTTCTTTCAGCCAGAAG GGCGATTGCTGAGTATCTCTCTCATGATCTTCCATACAAGCTTTCACCCGACGATGTTTTTGTCACAGTTGGTTGCGGTCAATCGACTCATATAGCATTATCAGTCCTTGCTCGCCCTGGTGCAAATATCTTGCTCCCTAGGCCAGGATATTCATATTATGAGGCACGTGCAGCTTTCAGTGGAGTCGAGGTTCGGCATTTCAATCTCATTCCAGAGAGGAATTGGGAGGTCGATCTTGATGTTGTTGAATCCTTGGCAGATGAGAAAACCATCGCGATGGTACTCATAAACCCTGGAAATCCTTGTGGGAATGTCTTCACTTACCAGCACTTGGCAAAG GTTGCTGAGACTGCAAAGAAGCTGGGAATTCTCATTATTGCTGATGAAGTTTATGGCTATTTGACATTTGGGAGCAACCCATTTGTGCCAATGGGAGTGTTTGGATCGGTTGTTCCAGTTCTAACGCTTGGGTCAATATCCAAGAGATGGATAGTGCCCGGTTGGAGATGTGGTTGGCTTGTAACAAGCGACCCTAATGGCATCTTAAAAGAAACTAAA GGCGCAATTCCTCAAATCCTTGGGAGTACAGGAGAGGATTTCTTTAACAAGACCATTGATATTCTAAGGCAAGCGGCAGATATTTGTGTCGAGAGAATAAAGGAGATTGATTGTATTACTTGCCCATGCAAACCAGAGGGATCCATGTCTTTTATG GTGAAGCTGGATGTGTCACGTCTGGTAGACATTTTGGATGATGTGGACTTCTGCTGCAAGCTGGCCAAAGAGGAATCGGTGCTCATTATTCCAG GAAGCTCAGTGAGATTTAAGAATTGGCTCCGCATCACTTTCGCCGTTGAGCCATCTTCTCTTGAAGATGGTCTTCAGAGACTGAAATCCTTCTGCCAGAGGCATGCCAAGAAATAA